In a genomic window of Quercus lobata isolate SW786 chromosome 4, ValleyOak3.0 Primary Assembly, whole genome shotgun sequence:
- the LOC115983738 gene encoding uncharacterized protein LOC115983738 isoform X2 has product MELSLQERVQAFSFEDSYIGNEPALFVYSEKDNKEAKPSTLITRPPIIGEFSPKWDWDICPPNLPQWSQAAPQNVDASATLLLTSHHINIASTKPYSSLGREIVAGRTNFSPEL; this is encoded by the exons ATGGAACTTTCTCTTCAAGAG CGTGTTCAAGCCTTTTCCTTTGAAGATTCGTATATTGGCAACGAACCGGCCCTATTCGTTTATTCGGAGAAAGACAACAAGGAAGCGAAGCCTTCAACTCTAATCACCCGTCCTCCCATTATTGGAGAGTTTTCACCAAAATGGGATTGGGATATATGTCCACCTAACTTGCCACAATGGTCACAAGCTGCTCCCCAAAATGTTGATGCAAGTGCCACACTTCTACTCACTTCCCACCACATAAACATTGCGAGTACGAAACCATACTCATCTCTGGGGCGAGAAATAGTTGCGGGTCGAACAAACT TTTCTCCAGAGCTTTGA
- the LOC115983738 gene encoding uncharacterized protein LOC115983738 isoform X1, translating to MELSLQERVQAFSFEDSYIGNEPALFVYSEKDNKEAKPSTLITRPPIIGEFSPKWDWDICPPNLPQWSQAAPQNVDASATLLLTSHHINIASTKPYSSLGREIVAGRTNCEYSFNVNGGFFSLIPIELQRTYLNVLRVFLRQFLQSFDVLKTWC from the exons ATGGAACTTTCTCTTCAAGAG CGTGTTCAAGCCTTTTCCTTTGAAGATTCGTATATTGGCAACGAACCGGCCCTATTCGTTTATTCGGAGAAAGACAACAAGGAAGCGAAGCCTTCAACTCTAATCACCCGTCCTCCCATTATTGGAGAGTTTTCACCAAAATGGGATTGGGATATATGTCCACCTAACTTGCCACAATGGTCACAAGCTGCTCCCCAAAATGTTGATGCAAGTGCCACACTTCTACTCACTTCCCACCACATAAACATTGCGAGTACGAAACCATACTCATCTCTGGGGCGAGAAATAGTTGCGGGTCGAACAAACTGTGAGTATTCCTTCAACGTGAATGGAGGCTTTTTCAGCTTAAttccaatagaacttcaaagaacttatttgaatgttcttcgtgtgttcttgaGACAGTTTCTCCAGAGCTTTGACGTCTTGAAAACTTGGTGTTGA
- the LOC115985873 gene encoding uncharacterized protein LOC115985873, whose product MVFKDYTFSLYVFLAVAVILFTGHIHGAGLCDNSPNKQVCYSIVYNRTVPRDATVAACHKLVYETKDARVVAQRQGKSLEIDLCITEFNRALNTVKHALTGLEARDYLTVKAYINGTQLNYETCDYFYQHYGKINPIAKTTKHLKDIASVGAYLATLLK is encoded by the coding sequence ATGGTTTTCAAGGACTAcactttttctctttatgtCTTTTTAGCGGTAGCCGTCATACTCTTTACTGGCCACATTCATGGCGCTGGCCTATGCGACAATTCTCCTAATAAGCAAGTCTGTTATTCAATTGTCTATAATCGGACTGTCCCTCGTGATGCCACGGTTGCAGCTTGTCACAAATTGGTTTACGAGACCAAAGATGCAAGGGTGGTGGCTCAAAGGCAAGGCAAGTCCCTCGAAATTGATTTATGCATAACCGAATTTAACCGTGCCCTTAATACTGTCAAACACGCCTTGACTGGCCTCGAGGCCCGTGACTATCTTACCGTGAAGGCCTACATCAACGGCACCCAGCTCAACTACGAGACTTGCGATTATTTCTACCAGCATTATGGCAAGATCAATCCCATTGCCAAAACTACTAAGCACTTAAAGGACATTGCTAGCGTCGGTGCGTATCTAGCAACTTTACTTAAATGA